In one window of Aphidius gifuensis isolate YNYX2018 linkage group LG4, ASM1490517v1, whole genome shotgun sequence DNA:
- the LOC122853754 gene encoding translation initiation factor eIF-2B subunit alpha yields FGAEGVAESGGIINKIGTYTMAICAKEMKKPFYVLAESFKFSRIYPLNQVDLPDEFKYTTSTREKDLQNEHPQVDYTPPHYINLLFTDIGIMTPSAVSDELIKLYL; encoded by the exons TTTGGTGCAGAAGGTGTTGCTGAAAGTGGTGGAATAATCAACAag attggAACTTACACAATGGCTATATGTgcaaaagaaatgaaaaaaccaTTTTACGTATTAGctgaaagttttaaattttcaagaataTATCCATTGAATCAAGTTGATTTAccagatgaatttaaatatacaacaagTACGAGGGAAAAAGATCTTCAAAATGAACATCCACAAGTTGATTATACACCAcctcattatattaatttactttttactgACATTGGAATCATGACACCCTCAGCGGTAAgtgatgaattaataaaactttatcTTTGA
- the LOC122854692 gene encoding ankyrin-2 isoform X2, which yields MQSGTIYTTDLQSFNHDTITLPEGLPMEVGYVLDDSPKGHVQDVLTVVELGKQLLLYAKHGDTEMVRDLMCRGAPFQADPMGTSALHFAAQNNQIETADVLLRAGISRDARTKVERTPLHMAAYEGHDQMAILLLRYGADVDSRDMLKMTPLHWAIEGEHDDVIHVLLDHGADPKALSKFDKTPITLAFEHHRLDLVDIMQQKRQIIKPKLMPQDQLSEFESQSTVQKLIQAQIARQKLEIEQPYNKPYLKKSIEVINKPQVVYQQVYPTSISGDDGDDGDDDNDGNDYNDGDGYNDDDNDDDDDNDDDDNDEDYQDKSSELIDTISNLSYETLDKQKDIEGIKTFGNSYELLEAIMVPPENDTSIVENAVASGGKLVMTEAGKRAYKLTGANQLGVKRLQLASGQKDIRKKIYTIAKADQLFNDTTNNIKGPNILKKGNIGNKTGNFVLASIPNNTTNVTPLKLASKKFIKINTLKDGTERVSESADDADETNDINLNINNDNNIEEITDIGILNKQLAEARKAAADYREKLKKKEAEAEIYEQQLKKIKTLKKY from the exons ATGCAATCAGGTACTATCTATACAACGGATCTCCAGAGTTTCAATCATGATACAATCACACTACCAGAAGGTCTTCCA aTGGAAGTTGGATATGTATTAGATGATTCACCAAAAGGTCATGTACAAGATGTCCTAACAGTTGTTGAACTTGGAAAACAGTTATTACTATATGCTAAACATGGTGATACTGAAATGGTCAGAGATCTCATGTGCAGAGGTGCACCATTTCAAGCTGATCCA atgGGCACAAGTGCCTTACATTTTGCTGcacaaaataatcaaattgaaaCTGCTGATGTTTTATTACGTGCTGGTATTTCAAGAGATGCAAGAACAAAAGTTGAAAGAACACCTTTACATATGGCTGCTTATGAAGGACACGATCAAAtggctattttattattaagataTGGTGCAGATGTTGATAGCAGAGATATG ctGAAAATGACACCCCTACATTGGGCAATTGAGGGTGAACATGATGATGTTATTCATGTTTTATTAGATCATGGTGCTGATCCAAAAGCACTaagtaaatttgataaaacacCAATAACACTGGCATTTGAACATCATCGATTAGATCTTGTTGATATTATGCAACAAAAACGTCAAATAATTAAACCAAAATTAATGCCACAAGATCAATTATCTGAATTTGAGTCACAAAGTActgtacaaaaattaatacaggCACAAATTGCACGACAAAAATTGGAAATAGAACAACCATATAATAAACCATATctcaaaaaaagtattgaag TAATAAATAAGCCACAAGTTGTTTATCAACAAGTTTATCCAACTTCAATAAGTGGTGATGATGGAGATGATggagatgatgataatgatggtaatgattataatgatggtgatggtTATAATGATgacgataatgatgatgacgatgacaatgatgatgatgataatgatgaggATTATCAAGATAAAAGTTCCGAGCTCATTGATACAATAAGTAATTTATCTTATGAAACATTAGATAAACAAAAAGACATTGAGGGAATTAAAACATTTGGAAACTCATATGAATTACTTGAAGCAATTATGGTACCACCTGAAAATGATACAAGTATCGTTGAAAATGCAGTAGCAAGTGGAGGAAAACTTGTAATGAcag aagCTGGAAAAAGAGCATATAAATTAACTGGAGCTAATCAATTAGGTGTTAAAAGATTACAATTAGCAAGTGGACAAAAagatataagaaaaaaaatatatacaattgctAAAGctgatcaattatttaatgatacaacaaataatattaaaggacctaatatattaaaaaaaggaaacatTGGCAATAAAACAGGCAATTTTGTTTTAGCATCAATTCCAAATAATACCACAAATGTAACGCCTCTTAAATTAGCATCTAAG aaatttataaaaataaatactttgaaAGATGGCACAGAACGTGTATCAGAATCAgctgatgatgctgatgaaacaaatgatattaatttaaatataaataatgataataatattgaagaaataaCGGATAttggaattttaaataaacaacttgCTGAAGCAAGAAAAGCAGCTGCTGATTAtcgtgaaaaattaaaaaaaaaagaagctgaAGCTGAAATATATGAACaacaacttaaaaaaattaaaacactaAAAAagtactaa
- the LOC122854701 gene encoding serine/threonine-protein phosphatase 5 codes for MTDNQEKSEIVNTDNTIDAEKFKEAANEHFKNQSYDKAIELYTKAIELNSSMASYYGNRSFAYLKTECFGYALNDASKAIELDRNYVKGYYRRAAAYMSLSKFKLALKDFETVMKARPSDADAKAKYTECNKIVKKLAFEKAISLDNDKKNIADTINLDAMAIEDDYTGPKLDDGQKVTLEFMKELLKWYKEENKPLHRKYAYKILLDIKTWFMAQPTLVDVPIPDDSKFTVCGDIHGQFYDLLNIFELNGLPSETNPYLFNGDFVDRGSFSVECIFTLFGFKLLFPNHFFMSRGNHESAIMNHMYGFDGEVKAKYTAQMAELFTEVYNWLPLAHCLNKKVLVMHGGLFSRDDITLDNIRETDRNRQPPDEGIMCELLWSDPQPQLGRAPSKRGVGVQFGPDITENFLKLNGLDYIIRSHEVKNDGYEIGHDGKCITVFSAPNYCDTMGNRGAFITITGNDMKPKFTSYDAVPHPDIRPMQYARSLMKFMM; via the exons atgactGATAATCAAGAGAAATCAGAAATTGTTAACACCGACAATACAATTGACGcggaaaaatttaaagaagcGGCTAATGAACATTTTAAAa aTCAATCATATGATAAAGCAATTGAGTTATATACAAAAGCAATTGAACTCAATTCATCAATGGCATCATATTATGGTAATCGAAGTTTTGCATATCTAAAAACTGAATGTTTTGGTTATGCACTTAATGATGCGTCAAAGGCCATTGAGCTAGACAGAAATTATGTAAAAGGTTATTATCGTCGTGCTGCTGCCTATATGTCAttgagtaaatttaaattggcTTTAAAAGATTTTGAGACTGTAATGAAAGCAAGACCAAGTGATGCTGATGCTAAAGCAAAATATACTGaatgtaataaaattgttaaaaaattagcattTGAAAAAGCCATATcacttgataatgataaaaaaaatattgctgatacaattaatttagatgcaatgg caattGAGGATGATTATACTGGACCAAAACTTGATGATGGACAAAAAGTAACATTGGAATTTATGAAAGAATTGCTCAAATGgtataaagaagaaaataaaccaCTTCATAGAAAATATGcttataaaattcttttagATATTAAAACATGGTTTATGGCACAACCAACATTAGTTGATGTTCCAATACCAGATGATTCTAAATTTACTGTTTGTGGTGATATACATGGACAATTTTAtgatcttttaaatatatttgagctCAATGGTTTACCATCAGAAACAAATCCATAT TTATTCAATGGTGATTTTGTTGATCGAGGTTCTTTTTCAGTTGAAtgtatatttacattatttggatttaaattattatttccaaatCATTTCTTCATGTCAAGAG gtAATCATGAATCAGCAATTATGAATCACATGTATGGTTTTGATGGTGAAGTTAAAGCAAAATATACAGCACAAATGGCAGAGCTATTTACTGAAGTATATAATTGGTTACCACTTGcacattgtttaaataaaaaagtacttgTTATGCATGGTGGTTTATTTTCACGTGATGATATAACACTTGATAATATACGTGAAACTGATAGAAATCGTCAACCACCAGATGAaggaataatgtgtgaattatTATGGTCTGATCCACAACCACAATTAGGTAGAGCACCAAGTAAAAGAGGTGTTGGTGTACAATTTGGACCAGATATTACAGaaaatttcttaaaattaaatggacTTGATTATATTATACGTAGTCATGAAGTTAAAAATGATGGTTATGAAATCGGTCATGATGGTAAATGTATAACTGTTTTTTCTGCTCCAAATTATTGTGATACAATGGGTAATCGTGGTGCATTTATTACAATTACTGGTAATGATATGAAACCTAAATTTACATCATATGATGCAGTT cctCATCCAGATATCAGGCCAATGCAGTATGCTAGAtcattaatgaaattcatgatgtaa
- the LOC122854731 gene encoding ras-related protein Rab-28-like has product MHEIEEDLTEKKLKIVLVGDSGVGKTSIALKFCNDEFSRQYNPTSGLDFLKKNLSLGPYKNVTLHIWDVGGLALHGTMLDKYIYKAELIMLIYDVTNSSSFDVLEQWLDTIENIINNENYNENKKPLMVIVGNKCDMEHQRSVKREKSHRLAAEKNLIYNDMSARTGESVSLCIANLAAKVLGVQLTQMDQDFCKPIVTAEIGDSVDMMSVQRPIKRQPNKKTCPNDYPIITTLPKSSAVCILQ; this is encoded by the exons ATGCACGAAATTGAAGAGGATCTtactgagaaaaaattaaaaatcgtaCTTGTTGGTGATTCTGGTGTTGGCaag aCAAGTATtgcattaaaattttgtaatgatGAATTTAGTCGTCAATATAATCCAACTTCTGGATtggattttttgaaaaaaaatttaagtctTGGACCATATAAAAATGTTACTCTTCATATATGGGATGTTGGTGGACTTGCACTTCATGGAACAATGCTCGATAAGTATATTTACAAAGCAgag ctaataatgttaatttatgaTGTGACAAATAGTTCAAGTTTTGATGTATTAGAACAATGGCTTGAtacaatagaaaatattattaataatgaaaattataatgaaaataaaaaaccattaaTGGTTATTGTTGGTAATAAATGTGATATGGAACATCAAAGATCAGTTAAACGTGAAAAATCACATCGTTTAgcagctgaaaaaaatttaatttataatgatatgTCAGCAAGAACTGGAGAATCAGTATCATTATGTATTGCAAATTTAGCAGCCAAAGTATTAGGTGTACAATTAACACAAATGGATCAAGATTTTTGTAAGCCAATTGTAACTGCTGAAATTGGTGATTCTGTTGATATGATGTCTGTTCAAAGACCAATTAAACGacaaccaaataaaaaaacatgtccAAATGATTATCCAATCATTACAACATTACCAAAATCATCAGCAGTTTGTatattgcaataa
- the LOC122853753 gene encoding frataxin homolog, mitochondrial, translating to MTVNTVEFIKIADKTLDLLTEYFDELVEAAVHLDEADVSCQDGVLTVKLGTNYGTYVVNRQTPNKQIWLSSPTSGPKRYDFINGMWIYKHDGKSLLQLNERSHGQGSYSFMDTKRLNMLMVPKKTCQQHPVSVD from the exons ATGACTG TAAATACTGTGGAGTTCATAAAAATAGCAGACAAAACTTTGGACTTATTGACTGAATATTTCGATGAATTGGTTGAGGCTGCAGTTCATCTTGATGAAGCTGATGTGTCATGTCAG gATGGTGTTTTAACAGTTAAACTTGGTACCAATTATGGTACTTATGTTGTTAATCGTCAAACTCCCAATAAACAAATTTGGTTATCATCACCAACATCTGGTCCAAAAcgttatgattttataaatggaATGTGGATTTACAAACACGATGGAAAATCACTTTTACAACTTAACGAAAGAAGCcat ggACAAGGAAGTTATTCATTCATGGACACTAAGCGTTTAAATATGCTCATGGTACCCAAAAAAACTTGCCAACAACATCCTGTAAGTGttgattga
- the LOC122854692 gene encoding ankyrin-2 isoform X1: MNNGIKKKNICLTLLILHKMQSGTIYTTDLQSFNHDTITLPEGLPMEVGYVLDDSPKGHVQDVLTVVELGKQLLLYAKHGDTEMVRDLMCRGAPFQADPMGTSALHFAAQNNQIETADVLLRAGISRDARTKVERTPLHMAAYEGHDQMAILLLRYGADVDSRDMLKMTPLHWAIEGEHDDVIHVLLDHGADPKALSKFDKTPITLAFEHHRLDLVDIMQQKRQIIKPKLMPQDQLSEFESQSTVQKLIQAQIARQKLEIEQPYNKPYLKKSIEVINKPQVVYQQVYPTSISGDDGDDGDDDNDGNDYNDGDGYNDDDNDDDDDNDDDDNDEDYQDKSSELIDTISNLSYETLDKQKDIEGIKTFGNSYELLEAIMVPPENDTSIVENAVASGGKLVMTEAGKRAYKLTGANQLGVKRLQLASGQKDIRKKIYTIAKADQLFNDTTNNIKGPNILKKGNIGNKTGNFVLASIPNNTTNVTPLKLASKKFIKINTLKDGTERVSESADDADETNDINLNINNDNNIEEITDIGILNKQLAEARKAAADYREKLKKKEAEAEIYEQQLKKIKTLKKY; encoded by the exons atgaataaTGGAATCAAA aaaaaaaatatctgtctGACGTTGTTGATACTTCATAAAATGCAATCAGGTACTATCTATACAACGGATCTCCAGAGTTTCAATCATGATACAATCACACTACCAGAAGGTCTTCCA aTGGAAGTTGGATATGTATTAGATGATTCACCAAAAGGTCATGTACAAGATGTCCTAACAGTTGTTGAACTTGGAAAACAGTTATTACTATATGCTAAACATGGTGATACTGAAATGGTCAGAGATCTCATGTGCAGAGGTGCACCATTTCAAGCTGATCCA atgGGCACAAGTGCCTTACATTTTGCTGcacaaaataatcaaattgaaaCTGCTGATGTTTTATTACGTGCTGGTATTTCAAGAGATGCAAGAACAAAAGTTGAAAGAACACCTTTACATATGGCTGCTTATGAAGGACACGATCAAAtggctattttattattaagataTGGTGCAGATGTTGATAGCAGAGATATG ctGAAAATGACACCCCTACATTGGGCAATTGAGGGTGAACATGATGATGTTATTCATGTTTTATTAGATCATGGTGCTGATCCAAAAGCACTaagtaaatttgataaaacacCAATAACACTGGCATTTGAACATCATCGATTAGATCTTGTTGATATTATGCAACAAAAACGTCAAATAATTAAACCAAAATTAATGCCACAAGATCAATTATCTGAATTTGAGTCACAAAGTActgtacaaaaattaatacaggCACAAATTGCACGACAAAAATTGGAAATAGAACAACCATATAATAAACCATATctcaaaaaaagtattgaag TAATAAATAAGCCACAAGTTGTTTATCAACAAGTTTATCCAACTTCAATAAGTGGTGATGATGGAGATGATggagatgatgataatgatggtaatgattataatgatggtgatggtTATAATGATgacgataatgatgatgacgatgacaatgatgatgatgataatgatgaggATTATCAAGATAAAAGTTCCGAGCTCATTGATACAATAAGTAATTTATCTTATGAAACATTAGATAAACAAAAAGACATTGAGGGAATTAAAACATTTGGAAACTCATATGAATTACTTGAAGCAATTATGGTACCACCTGAAAATGATACAAGTATCGTTGAAAATGCAGTAGCAAGTGGAGGAAAACTTGTAATGAcag aagCTGGAAAAAGAGCATATAAATTAACTGGAGCTAATCAATTAGGTGTTAAAAGATTACAATTAGCAAGTGGACAAAAagatataagaaaaaaaatatatacaattgctAAAGctgatcaattatttaatgatacaacaaataatattaaaggacctaatatattaaaaaaaggaaacatTGGCAATAAAACAGGCAATTTTGTTTTAGCATCAATTCCAAATAATACCACAAATGTAACGCCTCTTAAATTAGCATCTAAG aaatttataaaaataaatactttgaaAGATGGCACAGAACGTGTATCAGAATCAgctgatgatgctgatgaaacaaatgatattaatttaaatataaataatgataataatattgaagaaataaCGGATAttggaattttaaataaacaacttgCTGAAGCAAGAAAAGCAGCTGCTGATTAtcgtgaaaaattaaaaaaaaaagaagctgaAGCTGAAATATATGAACaacaacttaaaaaaattaaaacactaAAAAagtactaa
- the LOC122854695 gene encoding acetylcholine receptor subunit alpha-like has translation MMKNLVGTMWIVLVLISGCFGNPDAKRLYDDLLSNYNKLVRPVVNVTDALQVKIKLKLSQLIDVNLKNQIMTTNLWVEQSWYDYKLQWDPKEYGGVEMLHVPSDHIWRPDIVLYNNADGNFEVTLATKATLNYTGRVDWKPPAIYKSSCEIDVEFFPFDEQTCVMKFGSWTYDGFQVDLRHIDEVHGSNVVDIGVDLSEFYTSVEWDILEVPAVRNEKYYTCCDEPYLDITFNITMRRKTLFYTVNLIIPCMGISFLTVLVFYLPSDSGEKVSLSISILLSLTVFFLLLAEIIPPTSLVVPLLGKFVLFTMILDTFSICVTVVVLNVHFRSPQTHVMAPWVRRVFIHVLPRLLVMRRFPEPKSQLEINKKNLASCHESQQRIMIQTCNGDPASSIDPSTPELIENSSFFSSIDSHDVLESRELEAASLGSACKIHGSGLISPLTSQLLTRDTVETLYKTLKNWHYCPELYKAIEAISFIADHTQREDDSNKIKEDWKYVAMVLDRLFLWIFTTAVIVGTAGIILQAPTLYDDRIPIDIRLSEIASTTAKPHIIPTL, from the exons atgatgaaaaatttggtGGGAACCATGTGGATTGTTTTAGTTCTCATAtcag GATGCTTTGGTAATCCAGATGCAAAACGACtttatgatgatttattgtcaaattatAACAAACTTGTACGTCCAGTTGTCAATGTTACAGATGCATtacaagtgaaaataaaactaaaattgtCTCAGCTAATAGATGTG aatttaaaaaatcaaattatgaCAACAAATCTCTGGGTTGAGCAG TCGTGGTATGATTACAAACTTCAATGGGATCCAAAAGAATATGGTGGTGTTGAAATGTTACATGTGCCTTCTGATCACATATGGCGACCTGATATAGTTTTGTACAACAA TGCTGATGGAAATTTTGAAGTAACACTTGCAACAAAAGCAACTCTTAATTATACTGGAAGAGTTGATTGGAAACCACCAGCTATTTACAAAAGTTCATGTGAAattgatgttgaattttttccttttgatGAACAAACTTGTGTTATGAAATTTGGCTCTTGGACTTATGATGGCTTTCAG gtTGATTTGAGACATATTGATGAGGTCCATGGAAGTAATGTCGTTGATATTGGTGTTGATCTTTCAGAATTTTATACTTCAGTTGAATGGGATATTCTCGAAGTTCCTGCTGTAAG aaatgaaaaatactatACATGCTGTGATGAGCCTTATCTTGATATAACATTTAACATAACAATGCGAAGAAAAACTCTATTTTATacagttaatttaataatacccTGTATGggtatatcatttttaactgTACTAGTTTTTTATCTACCCAGTGACAGTGGtgaaaag gTCAGTCTTTCGATATCTATTCTTCTGTCATTGActgtattttttcttctcttggCTGAGATAATTCCACCAACATCATTAGTCGTACCACTACTtggaaaatttgttttattcacAATGATTCTCGATACATTTag CATATGTGTAACAGTGGTTGTTTTAAATGTTCATTTTCGTTCACCACAAACTCATGTTATGGCACCATGGGTACGTCGTgtatttatacatgtattaCCAAGACTCTTGGTAATGCGTAG attTCCTGAACCTAAATCACAAttggaaattaataaaaaaaatttagctagtTGTCATGAAAGCCAGCAGCGTATTATGATACAAACTTGCAATGGTGATCCTGCATCATCAATTGATCCTTCAACTCCAGAACtcattgaaaattcaagttttttttctagtatTGATTCACATGATGTACTAGAATCAAG aGAATTAGAAGCAGCAAGTTTAGGCAGTGCATGTAAAATTCATGGATCAGGATTAATATCACCATTAACATCACAATTATTAACTAGAGATACTGTTGAAAcattatataaaactttaaaaaattggcATTATTGTCCTGAGCTGTATAAAGCTATTGAAGCAATAAGTTTTATTGCTGATCATACCCAACGAGAGGATGATTCAAACaag attAAAGAGGATTGGAAATATGTTGCGATGGTACTGGATAGATTATTTCTTTGGATTTTTACAACAGCAGTTATTGTTGGTACAGctggtattattttacaagCACCTACATTGTATGATGATCGTATACCAATTGATATAAGACTATCAGAAATTGCCTCAACTACTGCCAAGCCTCACATCATTCCAACTCTttga